Proteins from a genomic interval of Micromonospora sp. NBC_00389:
- a CDS encoding ABC transporter ATP-binding protein, with protein sequence MRYLWWLVRRQPWRVLRGSLLGTAWMVGLSLRPYLIARAVDDGLRAHDSRALALWVAAIVVAGVGLSYLGIMRHRTMTFIREDAKARSAAVVLRQVSRIGAVLPRRAAAGEVATIGGSDIDWSAQVLTLTGPGVGAVVAYAVIAVLLWSISPVLALCVLLGVPAVALVVGPLLRRLERAESVYRTQQGALTARSGDIVAGLRVLAGVGGRDLFARRYAARSRDLLAEGYRVGAVNSWIDAATVAIPGLFLAAVVWLTARMAVTGDVTVGELVAVYGYVATLIVPVWFLLEGSHQLIRGRVAARRIVALLKLTPDDVGGPGRRGRGTVPDPRRPDVRAAPDRPADLHDPVTGLTVRTGRLTGVAADDPAAALALADRLGRYVASESTWGGVPLTGIALDEVRARILVADHDSYLFAGTLRDILLSPPDGRHDDARSGADHDARPEADDDRIRAALRAASAEDVVDALPAGLDTVIDARGRTLSGGQRQRVRLARALLAEPEVLILVDPTSAVDAHTEARIADRLRSARAGRTTIVLATSPLLLSRADLVAHLRAGRIVATGTHTDLLDQDPGYRYLVARGSADPDIDRSADAAGVHP encoded by the coding sequence ATGCGCTATCTCTGGTGGCTGGTCCGCCGCCAGCCCTGGCGGGTGCTGCGCGGCAGCCTGCTCGGAACGGCCTGGATGGTCGGCTTGTCCCTCCGGCCCTACCTGATCGCCCGCGCCGTCGACGACGGGCTGCGCGCACACGACAGCCGTGCCCTGGCACTCTGGGTCGCGGCGATCGTCGTGGCGGGCGTCGGGCTGTCGTACCTGGGCATCATGCGACACCGCACGATGACCTTCATCCGGGAGGACGCCAAGGCCCGCTCGGCGGCCGTCGTGCTGCGCCAGGTGTCCCGCATCGGCGCGGTACTGCCGCGCCGGGCCGCCGCAGGCGAGGTGGCCACCATCGGCGGCTCCGACATCGACTGGTCGGCGCAGGTGCTGACGCTGACCGGGCCGGGGGTCGGCGCGGTCGTCGCGTACGCGGTCATCGCCGTGCTGCTCTGGTCGATCTCCCCGGTCCTCGCGCTCTGCGTGCTGCTGGGAGTGCCGGCGGTCGCGCTGGTCGTCGGGCCGCTGCTACGCCGCCTCGAACGGGCGGAATCGGTCTACCGGACGCAACAGGGCGCGCTCACCGCCCGATCCGGCGACATCGTGGCCGGGCTGCGAGTGCTCGCCGGGGTGGGCGGCCGGGACCTGTTCGCTCGCCGGTACGCGGCCAGATCCCGGGACCTGCTCGCCGAGGGTTACCGCGTCGGCGCGGTCAACAGCTGGATCGACGCGGCGACGGTGGCCATCCCCGGGCTGTTCCTGGCGGCGGTGGTGTGGCTCACTGCTCGGATGGCGGTGACCGGTGACGTCACGGTCGGCGAGTTGGTCGCCGTCTACGGTTACGTGGCGACCCTGATCGTGCCGGTCTGGTTCCTGCTGGAGGGCAGCCACCAGCTGATTCGCGGCCGGGTCGCCGCCCGGCGGATCGTGGCCCTGCTCAAGCTCACCCCGGACGACGTCGGCGGCCCGGGTCGGCGGGGCCGGGGCACCGTGCCCGACCCACGAAGGCCGGATGTCAGGGCCGCGCCCGACCGCCCCGCCGACCTGCACGACCCGGTGACCGGGCTGACCGTCCGTACCGGCCGGCTGACCGGCGTGGCCGCCGACGATCCGGCGGCGGCGCTGGCACTGGCCGATCGACTTGGCCGGTACGTGGCCAGCGAGTCCACCTGGGGCGGTGTGCCGCTGACCGGGATCGCCCTGGACGAGGTCCGGGCCCGGATCCTGGTCGCCGACCACGACTCGTACCTCTTCGCCGGGACGCTGCGCGACATCCTGCTGTCCCCGCCGGACGGCCGCCACGACGATGCCCGGTCGGGAGCCGACCACGATGCCCGGCCGGAGGCCGACGACGACCGGATCCGCGCGGCTCTGCGGGCCGCGTCGGCCGAGGACGTCGTCGATGCCCTGCCGGCCGGCCTGGACACGGTGATCGACGCCCGAGGCCGCACCCTCTCCGGCGGTCAGCGCCAGCGGGTACGCCTGGCCCGGGCGCTGTTGGCCGAGCCGGAGGTGCTGATCCTCGTCGACCCGACATCGGCGGTGGACGCGCACACCGAGGCGCGGATCGCCGACCGGCTGCGTAGCGCGCGGGCCGGGCGGACCACCATCGTGCTCGCTACGTCGCCGCTGCTGCTGAGCCGGGCCGACCTGGTCGCCCACCTGCGGGCGGGCCGGATCGTCGCCACCGGCACCCACACCGACCTGCTCGACCAGGACCCCGGGTACCGGTACCTGGTGGCCCGGGGCAGCGCCGATCCCGACATCGACCGGTCCGCCGACGCTGCGGGGGTCCATCCGTGA
- a CDS encoding carbohydrate ABC transporter permease: MNPQSTLPPTPAAKPPKTGDPGASGGRGRKGPRSEVRFFAGLGHIALAVWAVIVIVPILWTFLAAFKNTSEIFSSPWTLPAELRWENFGRAWTKANVGRYFLNSVIVVTCSTFGTMLLGSMAAYVLARYKFWGNRAIYYLFVSGLAFPVFLALVPLFFVVKNLGLLDTHTGVVLVYIAYSLPFTIFFLAAFFKTLPSSVAEAGLIDGCGHTRLFFQVMMPMAKPGLISVAIFNIIGQWAQYQLPLVLLSNSKDKWVLTQGIADISVNAGYEADWSGLFAALTIAILPMIIVYAVFQRQIQAGLTSGAVK, from the coding sequence ATGAACCCGCAGTCGACGCTGCCGCCGACGCCGGCGGCGAAACCGCCGAAGACCGGCGACCCGGGTGCCTCCGGTGGGCGAGGGCGGAAGGGCCCCCGCTCGGAGGTACGGTTCTTCGCTGGCCTGGGGCACATCGCGCTCGCCGTGTGGGCGGTGATCGTGATCGTGCCGATCCTCTGGACCTTCCTCGCCGCGTTCAAGAACACCAGCGAGATCTTCAGCAGCCCGTGGACACTCCCGGCGGAGTTGCGGTGGGAGAACTTCGGCCGGGCCTGGACCAAGGCGAACGTCGGTCGGTACTTCCTCAACAGCGTCATCGTGGTCACGTGCAGCACCTTCGGCACGATGCTGCTCGGCTCGATGGCGGCGTACGTGCTGGCCCGGTACAAGTTCTGGGGCAACCGGGCGATCTACTACCTCTTCGTCTCGGGGTTGGCCTTCCCGGTCTTCCTGGCCCTGGTGCCGCTCTTCTTCGTGGTGAAGAACCTGGGCCTGCTGGACACCCACACCGGGGTGGTGCTGGTCTACATCGCGTACTCGCTGCCGTTCACGATCTTCTTCCTGGCCGCGTTCTTCAAGACGCTGCCGTCCTCGGTGGCCGAGGCGGGGTTGATCGACGGCTGCGGGCACACCCGGCTGTTCTTCCAGGTCATGATGCCGATGGCGAAGCCGGGCCTGATCAGCGTGGCGATCTTCAACATCATCGGTCAGTGGGCGCAGTACCAACTTCCGCTGGTGCTGCTCTCCAATTCGAAGGACAAGTGGGTGCTCACCCAGGGCATCGCGGACATCTCGGTCAACGCCGGTTACGAGGCGGACTGGTCCGGGTTGTTCGCCGCGCTGACCATCGCCATCCTGCCGATGATCATCGTGTACGCGGTCTTCCAGCGTCAGATCCAGGCCGGCCTCACCTCCGGCGCGGTGAAGTAG
- a CDS encoding SIS domain-containing protein, whose amino-acid sequence MISAQGYADAVRPVLDRLLDSEADGITRAADLIAESLRAGGVLQAFGAGHSEAFAAELVARAGGLVPTNRLSVRDLVVHGDAPRDVLADPKLERDPSIAHQIYALAAPQPHDVFVVASQSGINGSVVELAALVTERGHPLIAVTSVEHTARVAPRHPSGQRLADLADVVLDNGAPYGDALLPLEGGGAVCAVSSVTTALLAQLLTAEVVRRFHQAGEVPPIYLSANVPGGDEHNIALESRYAGRLRRTA is encoded by the coding sequence ATGATCAGCGCCCAGGGGTACGCGGACGCGGTCCGCCCGGTGCTCGACCGGCTGCTCGACTCCGAGGCCGACGGCATCACCCGGGCCGCCGACCTGATCGCCGAGAGCCTGCGCGCCGGCGGGGTGCTCCAGGCGTTCGGCGCCGGGCACTCCGAGGCGTTCGCCGCCGAACTGGTCGCCCGGGCCGGCGGGCTGGTCCCCACCAACCGACTCTCGGTACGTGACCTGGTGGTGCACGGAGACGCCCCGCGGGACGTCCTCGCCGACCCCAAGCTGGAACGCGACCCCTCCATCGCCCACCAGATCTACGCGCTCGCGGCGCCGCAGCCGCACGACGTGTTCGTGGTGGCGTCCCAATCCGGCATCAACGGCTCGGTGGTCGAGCTGGCGGCGCTGGTCACCGAGCGCGGTCACCCGTTGATCGCGGTCACCTCCGTCGAGCACACCGCACGGGTCGCCCCGCGGCACCCGTCCGGTCAACGGCTCGCCGACCTCGCCGACGTCGTGCTGGACAACGGCGCGCCGTACGGCGATGCACTGCTGCCGCTCGAGGGCGGCGGCGCGGTCTGTGCGGTCTCCTCGGTCACCACGGCGCTGCTGGCGCAGTTGCTGACCGCGGAGGTCGTACGACGGTTCCACCAGGCCGGAGAGGTGCCCCCTATCTACCTCTCCGCCAACGTCCCCGGCGGGGACGAGCACAACATCGCCCTCGAGTCGCGGTACGCCGGACGTCTCCGGCGTACCGCCTGA
- a CDS encoding carbohydrate ABC transporter permease — MRHGKYPFVIGFLFAPVTLYVVFVIAPYAQAFQISMTNWRGLSAPQWVGFDNYRRLLDDGAFWKAVQHHGVLLLALPLITIAIALFFAFLLNVGGKSSGGQRQGVWGAKFYRVVFFFPQVLAVAIIAVLFQMVYRPNESGLINGVLMKLGFDPVLFLVRPNLALWSIIAVLVWQAVGFYVVLFSAGMASIPGEIYEAAEMDGATKVTLFFRVTLPLLWDTLQVAWVYLGIAAFDAFAIVAVLSVDGGGPDGATTVLAMEIYRNAFVYSKYGYASAMGVALFFLTLTFAALTLRLSKRESVEY; from the coding sequence ATGCGGCACGGCAAGTATCCATTCGTGATCGGGTTCCTGTTTGCCCCGGTCACGCTGTACGTGGTCTTCGTCATCGCGCCGTACGCGCAGGCGTTCCAGATCTCGATGACCAACTGGCGGGGGCTGTCGGCCCCACAGTGGGTGGGCTTCGACAACTACCGGAGGCTTCTCGACGACGGCGCCTTCTGGAAGGCGGTCCAGCACCACGGCGTACTGCTGCTTGCCCTGCCGCTGATCACCATCGCCATCGCGTTGTTCTTCGCCTTCCTGCTCAACGTGGGTGGCAAGAGCAGCGGGGGGCAACGCCAGGGGGTCTGGGGGGCGAAGTTCTACCGGGTGGTGTTCTTCTTCCCCCAGGTCCTGGCGGTGGCCATCATCGCGGTGCTGTTCCAGATGGTGTACCGGCCGAACGAGTCCGGCCTGATCAACGGCGTGTTGATGAAGCTCGGCTTCGACCCGGTGCTCTTCCTGGTCCGGCCGAACCTGGCCCTCTGGTCGATCATCGCGGTGCTGGTCTGGCAGGCCGTCGGCTTCTACGTGGTGCTCTTCTCGGCCGGGATGGCCTCCATCCCGGGTGAGATCTACGAGGCCGCCGAGATGGACGGGGCGACCAAGGTGACCCTGTTCTTCCGGGTCACGCTGCCGCTGCTCTGGGACACCCTCCAGGTGGCCTGGGTCTACCTGGGCATCGCGGCGTTCGACGCGTTCGCCATCGTCGCGGTGCTCTCGGTGGACGGCGGCGGCCCCGACGGCGCCACCACGGTGCTGGCCATGGAGATCTACCGCAACGCGTTCGTCTACTCGAAATACGGCTACGCCTCGGCCATGGGCGTGGCCCTGTTCTTCCTGACCCTCACGTTCGCGGCGCTGACGCTGCGGCTCAGCAAGCGGGAAAGCGTGGAGTACTGA
- a CDS encoding N-acetylglucosamine kinase, giving the protein MSDTVVVGLDVGGTSTRATALTLTGERLGTGRAGGGNPTSHGADQAAAELLTALRGALADVDPTRVAAGTIGLAGAARLLADPAGRAAFDRAWHDAGLRCPYAVYGDALVAYASGTAAPDGTVLIAGTGAITAQVRDLRLDRVADGHGWLLGDAGSGFWLGRESVRRLLADLDAGRTPGALTTAVLTELMGSAEIAPRPRDTVDATIQAVTRRPPVELARLAPLVVTAAADGEPVATALVTEAAAHLAESVNRIRPAGAVTPVVLGGGLLTGDTPLAAAVRAEVGRRWPQAPLRTAGDGAAAAAWLAARELPELTDPATLHARLFPATP; this is encoded by the coding sequence ATGTCCGACACCGTCGTGGTCGGCCTGGACGTCGGCGGTACGTCCACCCGGGCGACCGCCCTGACCCTGACCGGCGAACGCCTCGGCACCGGCCGCGCCGGCGGCGGCAACCCCACCAGTCACGGCGCCGACCAGGCCGCCGCCGAGTTGTTGACCGCGCTCCGCGGCGCGCTCGCCGACGTCGACCCGACCCGGGTGGCGGCCGGCACCATCGGGCTGGCCGGGGCAGCCCGGCTGCTCGCCGATCCGGCCGGACGAGCCGCCTTCGACCGGGCCTGGCACGACGCCGGCCTGCGCTGCCCGTACGCCGTGTACGGCGACGCCCTGGTCGCCTACGCCTCCGGCACCGCCGCCCCGGACGGCACGGTGCTCATCGCCGGCACCGGGGCGATCACCGCGCAGGTCCGCGACCTGCGACTGGACCGGGTCGCCGACGGCCACGGCTGGCTGCTCGGCGATGCCGGGTCCGGCTTCTGGCTCGGCCGTGAGTCGGTCCGCCGGCTGCTCGCCGACCTGGACGCCGGCCGCACCCCCGGCGCGCTGACCACGGCGGTCCTCACCGAACTGATGGGCAGCGCCGAAATCGCCCCCCGCCCCCGGGACACCGTGGACGCCACGATCCAGGCGGTGACCCGCCGGCCACCGGTCGAGCTGGCCCGCCTGGCGCCGCTGGTCGTCACCGCCGCCGCCGACGGCGAACCCGTCGCCACCGCGCTGGTCACCGAGGCCGCCGCGCACCTCGCCGAGAGCGTAAACCGGATCCGCCCAGCCGGTGCGGTGACGCCGGTCGTGCTCGGCGGCGGGCTGCTCACCGGGGACACCCCGCTGGCGGCCGCCGTCCGAGCCGAGGTCGGCCGGCGCTGGCCGCAGGCCCCGCTGCGCACCGCCGGCGACGGGGCCGCCGCCGCAGCCTGGCTCGCCGCCCGCGAGCTACCCGAGCTCACCGACCCGGCCACCCTGCACGCCCGACTCTTCCCCGCCACCCCCTGA
- a CDS encoding ABC transporter ATP-binding protein: MSRLPVAERGTVRRALRDLIGRHRRAVGVVLALHSAAAVAGLAPPWLLGTIVDRVTAGAGVATVDRLALAIGGCVLVSALLSRYAQYAGHRFGERAVAELREEFVDRTLGLPVSVVERAGSGDLATRSSVDVSTVGTTVRDVVPTMVIASVQLSLLFGAVFLLHPLLGLAALAGLPSIWAVTRWYLRRATSAYLAEGAAAAELTETLTTTAEGARTVEALRLADDRIGHGTTRITRVWWARRATLALRTVFFSVVEASYPLPIAMVLLVGGYLLSREMVSLGAVIAAALYLQQAIDPLDRLLQWTEQAQRGFASFARVLGVGLVPPEPPGTTATSRGERLVVRQVRFAYAGGHDVLHGIDLEVRPGERLAVVGPSGAGKSTLARLLAGIDAPRRGVVSIGGCPVTDLDPAERRRRIALVTQEHHVFIGSVRDNLAFAAPDASDEQMRAALATVGADWYTELPDGLDTPLGDGARQLGAAEAQQLALARLVLADPHTLILDEATAALDPTTARRTERALAAVLVGRTVIAIAHRLNTAHDADRVAVLVDGRITEIGSHDDLVAAGGAYAALWHSWHADERPQSRKEWPS; this comes from the coding sequence GTGAGCCGGCTGCCGGTGGCCGAGCGCGGCACCGTCCGCCGGGCGCTGCGTGACCTGATCGGCCGGCACCGGCGCGCGGTCGGCGTCGTGCTGGCGCTGCACAGCGCCGCGGCGGTAGCCGGGCTCGCCCCGCCCTGGCTGCTGGGCACCATCGTCGATCGGGTCACCGCGGGCGCGGGTGTGGCCACGGTGGACCGACTGGCGCTGGCGATCGGTGGTTGTGTCCTGGTGAGCGCGTTGCTTTCCCGGTACGCCCAGTACGCCGGCCACCGGTTCGGGGAGCGGGCCGTCGCCGAACTGCGCGAGGAGTTCGTCGACCGGACACTCGGGCTGCCCGTCTCGGTCGTCGAGCGGGCCGGCTCCGGAGACCTGGCCACCCGCAGTTCGGTCGACGTGTCGACGGTCGGCACCACCGTCCGGGACGTGGTGCCCACCATGGTCATCGCGTCGGTGCAGCTGTCGTTGCTGTTCGGGGCGGTCTTCCTGCTCCACCCGCTGCTCGGGCTGGCGGCGCTGGCCGGGCTGCCGTCGATCTGGGCGGTGACCCGCTGGTACCTGCGGCGGGCCACCTCCGCGTACCTCGCCGAGGGGGCGGCGGCCGCCGAACTGACCGAGACGCTGACCACCACCGCAGAGGGTGCCCGGACCGTGGAGGCGCTGCGGCTGGCCGACGACCGGATCGGGCACGGCACCACTCGCATCACGCGGGTGTGGTGGGCCCGGCGGGCGACTCTCGCGCTGCGCACCGTGTTCTTCTCGGTGGTGGAGGCCAGCTATCCGCTGCCGATCGCCATGGTCCTGCTCGTCGGTGGGTACCTGCTCTCCCGGGAGATGGTCTCGCTCGGCGCGGTGATCGCCGCCGCGCTCTACCTGCAGCAGGCGATCGATCCGCTGGACCGGCTGCTGCAGTGGACGGAGCAGGCGCAGCGCGGCTTCGCGTCGTTCGCCCGGGTGCTCGGCGTGGGCCTGGTCCCGCCGGAGCCGCCCGGCACGACGGCCACGTCGCGGGGTGAGCGGCTCGTCGTGCGCCAGGTGCGGTTCGCCTACGCCGGCGGGCACGACGTGCTGCACGGCATCGATCTGGAGGTACGGCCCGGCGAGCGGTTGGCCGTCGTCGGACCGTCCGGGGCGGGCAAGTCCACCCTGGCCCGGCTGCTGGCGGGGATCGACGCGCCGCGCCGCGGCGTCGTCAGCATCGGTGGGTGCCCGGTGACCGACCTCGACCCCGCCGAGCGTCGTCGCCGGATCGCCCTGGTCACCCAGGAGCACCACGTCTTCATCGGCTCGGTACGCGACAACCTCGCCTTCGCCGCGCCGGACGCCTCCGACGAGCAGATGCGCGCCGCGCTGGCCACCGTGGGCGCCGACTGGTACACCGAGCTGCCCGACGGCCTGGACACCCCGCTCGGCGACGGTGCCCGGCAACTGGGCGCGGCCGAGGCCCAGCAACTGGCACTGGCCCGGCTGGTGCTCGCCGACCCGCACACGCTGATCCTGGACGAGGCGACCGCCGCGCTCGATCCGACCACCGCCCGGCGTACCGAGCGGGCGTTGGCCGCCGTGCTCGTCGGGCGGACCGTCATCGCGATCGCGCACCGGCTCAACACCGCGCACGACGCTGATCGGGTCGCCGTCCTGGTGGACGGCCGGATCACCGAGATCGGCAGCCACGACGATCTCGTCGCGGCCGGCGGGGCGTACGCCGCCCTCTGGCACTCGTGGCACGCCGACGAGCGTCCGCAGTCCCGGAAGGAGTGGCCATCCTGA
- a CDS encoding MurR/RpiR family transcriptional regulator — protein sequence MVDHEVDTAAGTAVVDADAFDRRGALGSASDGVLARVRNGLGELTGALRRVAEHVLSDPEAAARSTIVELAERSGTSPATITRFCRAMGFEGYADLRLGIASETGRARSAGWTIDIGREIQPSDPLARVLDQIMAADTRAMHDTATLLDLAEVERAAVAIAGASRVNIFGASGSALVGEEMQFSLHRIGVAAWAWNDVHEGLASAALLRAGDVALGISHTGQTRETIEMLAEAGSRGATTIALTGFPRSPLAELADIVLLTASQATTFRPDALSARHPQLVVLDLLYIAVAQRTHDRAHAAFRRTAQAVDGHKAAKGAVS from the coding sequence ATGGTTGATCACGAGGTGGACACCGCCGCGGGGACCGCGGTGGTCGACGCCGACGCGTTCGACCGGCGGGGCGCGCTCGGGTCGGCCTCCGACGGGGTGCTGGCCCGGGTCCGCAACGGTCTCGGTGAGCTGACCGGCGCGCTGCGTCGGGTCGCCGAGCACGTGCTGAGCGATCCGGAGGCCGCCGCCCGATCCACGATCGTGGAGCTGGCCGAGCGCAGCGGCACCTCCCCGGCGACCATCACCCGCTTCTGCCGGGCGATGGGCTTCGAGGGCTACGCCGACCTGCGGCTGGGCATCGCCTCCGAGACCGGGCGGGCGCGCTCGGCCGGGTGGACCATCGACATCGGACGCGAGATCCAACCGAGCGACCCGCTGGCCCGGGTGCTCGACCAGATCATGGCCGCCGACACCCGAGCCATGCACGACACCGCCACGCTGCTCGACCTCGCCGAGGTGGAGCGGGCCGCGGTGGCGATCGCCGGCGCCAGCCGGGTGAACATCTTCGGTGCCAGCGGCAGCGCGCTGGTCGGCGAGGAGATGCAGTTCAGCCTGCACCGCATCGGTGTGGCCGCGTGGGCCTGGAACGACGTGCACGAAGGGCTTGCCAGCGCCGCGCTGCTGCGCGCCGGTGACGTGGCGCTGGGCATCTCGCACACCGGGCAGACCCGGGAAACCATCGAGATGCTCGCCGAGGCGGGCAGCCGGGGCGCCACGACCATCGCGCTGACCGGCTTCCCCCGTTCGCCGTTGGCCGAGCTGGCCGACATCGTGCTGCTCACCGCCAGCCAGGCGACCACCTTCCGGCCGGACGCGCTCTCCGCCCGCCACCCCCAGCTGGTCGTGCTCGACCTGCTCTACATCGCCGTCGCCCAGCGCACCCACGACCGCGCGCACGCGGCCTTCCGGCGCACCGCGCAGGCCGTCGACGGGCACAAGGCCGCGAAGGGAGCCGTTTCATGA
- the ngcE gene encoding N-acetylglucosamine/diacetylchitobiose ABC transporter substrate-binding protein has translation MSITPEHPAALDRRTVLRRAAAVGMLATPAIGLLSACATSGGDEENEQVAGGTKSATNPLGVKDDAPIEVVIFNGGYGEKYATDVHEPLYKKAFPKAEIKHQSTQAISTILQPRFASGKPPEFVNNSGEKLMDFGALVADGQLQDLTELWDAPSVDDPAKKVRDTVVPGTIEAGSFNGKPYVLYYVSTVFGIWYSGKLFKDNGWAPAKTWDEFITLLTAIKAKGITPYGYAGANAAYYQWNVILTQAAKIGGVEVLKNIDNLEDGAWKQDAVKQAATAWAEVGSKFIDKSFEGLKHTDVQLRQNQYKVGLYPSGDWLEGEQKKDTPSGFEYQLMPVPSLTASDKLPATALRATAGEGYFVSAKSANPKGGLEYMRQMLSKAGAKGFTEVVKAPTVVTAGSEGFAFPPGVASSQAALKAAGQDVFNLYFDGWYKELDTEARTATNELMFGRINADAYLERIQKRADAIKKDSSVAKFKR, from the coding sequence ATGTCGATTACCCCCGAGCACCCGGCCGCACTCGACCGTCGCACGGTGCTGCGTCGCGCCGCCGCCGTGGGCATGCTTGCCACTCCGGCCATCGGCCTGCTCAGCGCCTGCGCCACCAGCGGCGGCGACGAGGAGAACGAGCAGGTCGCCGGCGGCACCAAGAGCGCCACCAACCCGCTCGGCGTCAAGGACGACGCACCGATCGAGGTGGTCATCTTCAACGGCGGCTACGGCGAGAAGTACGCCACCGACGTGCACGAGCCGCTGTACAAGAAGGCGTTCCCCAAGGCGGAGATCAAGCACCAGTCCACCCAGGCGATCTCCACCATCCTCCAGCCGCGCTTCGCCTCCGGAAAGCCGCCGGAGTTCGTGAACAACTCGGGCGAGAAGCTGATGGACTTCGGCGCGCTGGTCGCCGACGGTCAGCTGCAGGACCTCACCGAGCTGTGGGACGCCCCGTCGGTCGACGACCCGGCCAAGAAGGTCCGCGACACCGTGGTGCCCGGCACCATCGAGGCGGGCTCGTTCAACGGCAAGCCGTACGTGCTGTACTACGTCTCCACCGTCTTCGGTATCTGGTACTCCGGCAAGCTGTTCAAGGACAACGGCTGGGCGCCGGCGAAGACCTGGGACGAGTTCATCACCCTGCTCACCGCCATCAAGGCCAAGGGCATCACCCCGTACGGCTACGCCGGGGCGAACGCGGCCTACTACCAGTGGAACGTGATCCTCACGCAGGCCGCGAAGATCGGCGGCGTCGAGGTGCTGAAGAACATCGACAACCTGGAGGACGGCGCCTGGAAGCAGGACGCGGTCAAGCAGGCGGCCACGGCGTGGGCCGAGGTCGGCTCGAAGTTCATCGACAAGAGCTTCGAGGGGCTCAAGCACACCGACGTGCAGCTGCGGCAGAACCAGTACAAGGTGGGCCTGTACCCCAGCGGTGACTGGCTGGAGGGCGAGCAGAAGAAGGACACGCCGTCCGGCTTCGAGTACCAGCTCATGCCGGTGCCGAGCCTGACCGCCTCGGACAAGCTGCCGGCCACCGCGCTGCGGGCCACCGCGGGCGAGGGCTACTTCGTCTCGGCGAAGAGCGCGAACCCCAAGGGCGGCCTGGAGTACATGCGCCAGATGCTCTCCAAGGCGGGCGCGAAGGGCTTCACCGAGGTGGTCAAGGCCCCGACCGTGGTCACCGCCGGCTCGGAGGGCTTCGCCTTCCCGCCCGGTGTGGCCAGCTCGCAGGCCGCGCTCAAGGCGGCCGGCCAGGACGTGTTCAACCTGTACTTCGACGGCTGGTACAAGGAGCTCGACACGGAGGCGCGCACCGCCACCAACGAGCTGATGTTCGGCCGGATCAACGCGGACGCGTACCTGGAGCGGATCCAGAAGCGCGCCGACGCGATCAAGAAGGACAGCTCGGTCGCCAAGTTCAAGCGCTGA